The following proteins are encoded in a genomic region of Nocardioides renjunii:
- the ccsB gene encoding c-type cytochrome biogenesis protein CcsB, translating into MTDAQWEVFSYQGVIAAAVLYFVAMLAYFVELAGLRTVGSEQTVQDRRTAMAGRLGLVLTGFAAAVHLVALVARGLAADPNRVPWGNMYEFAISGTFVVALVFLVSSFVWGTEWLGPLVTTFIVAALMAAFLALDDAVLPLPDALNSYWLVIHVVSAVISTGAFTIGALLSVLYLVKSRSSARTGYLARVPDLARLDRLSYRMHAFAFPVWTFAVLITGPIWAHQAWGAYWNWDPKEVWAFITWVVYAAYLHARATAGWRGRNAAYLALLGVATLWFNFIGINFFSSSSQHSYAESAGEVVRVDRVAEDAATGSSAVVGVARAVEATQEVGVVVGADHPRA; encoded by the coding sequence GTGACCGACGCACAGTGGGAAGTCTTCAGCTACCAGGGCGTGATCGCCGCGGCCGTCCTCTACTTCGTGGCGATGCTCGCCTACTTCGTCGAGCTCGCCGGGCTGCGCACCGTCGGCTCGGAGCAGACGGTGCAGGACCGGCGCACGGCGATGGCCGGCCGGCTCGGGCTCGTCCTGACCGGCTTCGCGGCCGCGGTGCACCTCGTCGCGCTCGTGGCCCGCGGCCTCGCCGCGGACCCCAACCGGGTGCCGTGGGGCAACATGTACGAGTTCGCGATCTCGGGCACCTTCGTGGTGGCCCTCGTGTTCCTCGTCTCGAGCTTCGTGTGGGGCACCGAGTGGCTGGGCCCGCTGGTGACGACGTTCATCGTCGCCGCGCTGATGGCCGCCTTCCTCGCGCTCGACGACGCGGTGCTGCCCCTGCCCGACGCGCTCAACTCCTACTGGCTCGTGATCCACGTCGTGTCGGCCGTCATCTCGACGGGCGCCTTCACCATCGGCGCGCTGCTCTCGGTCCTCTACCTGGTCAAGAGCCGCTCCAGCGCACGGACGGGCTACCTCGCCCGCGTCCCGGACCTCGCGCGGCTGGACCGGCTGTCCTACCGGATGCACGCCTTCGCCTTCCCGGTGTGGACCTTCGCGGTCCTCATCACCGGGCCGATCTGGGCCCACCAGGCCTGGGGCGCCTACTGGAACTGGGACCCCAAGGAGGTGTGGGCCTTCATCACGTGGGTGGTCTACGCCGCCTACCTCCACGCCCGGGCGACCGCCGGCTGGCGCGGGCGCAACGCCGCCTACCTGGCGCTGCTCGGCGTCGCGACCCTCTGGTTCAACTTCATCGGGATCAACTTCTTCAGCTCCTCCAGCCAGCACTCGTACGCCGAGAGTGCGGGCGAGGTCGTGCGGGTCGACCGGGTCGCGGAGGACGCCGCGACCGGGTCCTCAGCCGTCGTCGGGGTCGCGCGGGCGGTCGAGGCCACGCAGGAAGTCGGGGTCGTCGTCGGGGCCGATCACCCGCGGGCGTGA
- a CDS encoding DNA glycosylase AlkZ-like family protein, producing MAPTLTRRQALAWRLGRQHLVGGASGPAEVVRTLAAVSVFGSDPDLAVRRRLASPGEPGEVQRALRDGRLVRTFSFRGSVQVMAPETAGAYLALRAAGRQWELRSWVEHYRVRPEEWPDLREVVRGAVADGPVVPQAVADALTAGRRFAHLAPQFAEPNPTFLKPFAWQGDIVLGPELDGPLTLQSPAASPAWAGIPPLDMAGPRAVLDYLRAYGPATPAHLDDWLGGGLSAGRARLRRWWAEVEPGLVEVDVEGERRWLVADDAEEVAGTRPATRVVLLPGKDDWVMGPGTKDTWVVPPEQRTAMTRGAASVVVDGVVAGTWRVHGASVELTCRLVDADLAAARAEVSLLGGLLGRDLSLRTP from the coding sequence GTGGCCCCGACGCTGACCCGCCGCCAGGCGCTGGCCTGGCGCCTCGGGCGCCAGCACCTCGTCGGCGGTGCGTCCGGACCGGCGGAGGTGGTGCGCACCCTCGCCGCGGTCTCCGTCTTCGGCTCCGACCCCGACCTCGCCGTACGCCGCCGGCTGGCGTCGCCCGGCGAGCCGGGGGAGGTGCAGCGCGCCCTCCGCGACGGCCGGCTGGTGCGCACCTTCTCGTTCCGCGGCTCGGTGCAGGTGATGGCCCCGGAGACCGCCGGCGCCTACCTCGCCCTGCGCGCCGCCGGCCGCCAGTGGGAGCTGCGCAGCTGGGTCGAGCACTACCGGGTCCGGCCCGAGGAGTGGCCCGACCTGCGCGAGGTGGTGCGCGGTGCGGTGGCCGACGGCCCGGTCGTCCCGCAGGCGGTCGCCGACGCGCTGACCGCCGGTCGTCGGTTCGCCCACCTGGCCCCGCAGTTCGCTGAGCCCAACCCCACCTTCCTCAAGCCCTTCGCGTGGCAGGGCGACATCGTCCTCGGCCCCGAGCTCGACGGGCCGCTCACCCTGCAGAGCCCTGCCGCGTCACCCGCCTGGGCGGGGATCCCGCCGCTCGACATGGCGGGGCCGCGCGCCGTCCTCGACTACCTCCGTGCCTACGGCCCGGCCACGCCCGCCCACCTCGACGACTGGCTCGGGGGCGGTCTCAGCGCCGGGCGGGCGCGGCTGCGTCGTTGGTGGGCCGAGGTGGAGCCCGGGCTGGTGGAGGTGGACGTCGAGGGCGAGCGCCGGTGGCTCGTCGCCGACGACGCGGAGGAGGTCGCCGGCACCCGGCCCGCCACGCGCGTCGTGCTGCTGCCCGGGAAGGACGACTGGGTGATGGGCCCCGGCACCAAGGACACCTGGGTCGTGCCGCCCGAGCAGCGCACCGCCATGACCCGCGGCGCCGCCTCGGTGGTCGTCGACGGCGTCGTCGCCGGGACCTGGCGCGTCCACGGCGCCAGCGTGGAGCTCACCTGTCGCCTGGTCGACGCGGACCTGGCCGCCGCGCGCGCCGAGGTCTCGCTGCTCGGCGGCCTTCTGGGCCGCGACCTCTCGCTCAGAACCCCGTGA
- a CDS encoding histidine phosphatase family protein has translation MGDRTIVHLLRHGEVHNPGGVLYGRLDGFHLSDLGRQMAHRIAEAVGHRDIVHMRTSPLERARETGAPLAEARGLTPTVDPRVIESSNEFQGVNFGGGAMTFVKQPWLLRHMYNPFKPSWGEPYDEIAGRMVAAIHDARDAARGHEAVIVSHQLPIWTTRLFLEKRSYLHHPKSRQCTLCSLTSVVFDGDRMVQVRYSEPAGDLIPVADRSAPFSAGGAPREDRP, from the coding sequence ATGGGTGACCGGACGATCGTCCACCTGCTCCGCCACGGCGAGGTGCACAACCCCGGGGGCGTGCTCTACGGCCGCCTCGACGGCTTCCACCTCTCCGACCTGGGCCGGCAGATGGCGCACCGGATCGCCGAGGCCGTCGGCCACCGCGACATCGTGCACATGCGTACGTCCCCGCTCGAGCGGGCCCGCGAGACCGGCGCGCCGCTGGCCGAGGCGCGCGGCCTCACCCCGACGGTCGACCCGCGCGTCATCGAGTCGAGCAACGAGTTCCAGGGCGTCAACTTCGGCGGCGGCGCGATGACCTTCGTCAAGCAGCCGTGGCTGCTGCGCCACATGTACAACCCGTTCAAGCCCTCGTGGGGCGAGCCCTACGACGAGATCGCGGGCCGGATGGTCGCCGCCATCCACGACGCGCGCGACGCGGCCCGCGGCCACGAGGCCGTCATCGTGTCCCACCAGCTGCCCATCTGGACCACGCGGCTGTTCCTCGAGAAGCGCAGCTACCTCCACCACCCCAAGTCGCGCCAGTGCACCCTGTGCTCGCTGACCAGCGTGGTCTTCGACGGCGACCGCATGGTGCAGGTCCGCTACTCCGAGCCGGCGGGCGACCTGATCCCCGTCGCCGACCGGTCCGCCCCGTTCTCCGCCGGCGGGGCGCCGCGGGAGGACCGGCCCTGA
- a CDS encoding TlpA family protein disulfide reductase: MLAGCSGLSGTGDKGYISGEGVPVEVAREDRDAPVDLSGTDLDGQDVDLAQLRGKPVVVNVWWSECPPCRVEQPDLNEAAAELGDDATFVGLNIRDSSADKALAFVRNFEVPYPSIYSPDGQALLSFAGTLNPRSIPSTVVLDAEGRVAASVQGRIPTTQTLLSLVEAAAADG; encoded by the coding sequence GTGCTCGCGGGCTGCTCCGGCCTGTCCGGCACCGGCGACAAGGGCTACATCTCCGGGGAGGGCGTCCCGGTCGAGGTGGCCCGGGAGGACCGCGACGCTCCGGTCGACCTGAGCGGCACCGACCTCGACGGCCAGGACGTCGACCTGGCGCAGCTGCGCGGCAAGCCCGTCGTGGTCAACGTCTGGTGGTCGGAGTGCCCCCCGTGCCGGGTCGAGCAGCCCGACCTCAACGAAGCGGCCGCCGAGCTGGGTGACGACGCCACCTTCGTCGGGCTCAACATCCGCGACTCGTCCGCCGACAAGGCCCTCGCCTTCGTCCGCAACTTCGAGGTGCCCTATCCCTCGATCTACTCGCCCGACGGCCAGGCGCTGCTGTCCTTCGCCGGCACGCTCAACCCGCGCTCCATCCCCAGCACCGTCGTGCTCGACGCCGAGGGCCGCGTGGCCGCCTCGGTGCAGGGCCGCATCCCCACCACGCAGACCCTCCTCTCGCTGGTCGAGGCGGCGGCCGCGGATGGGTGA
- a CDS encoding GNAT family N-acetyltransferase, giving the protein MDYDVATLDLFDDSEAAAARRRGWIEGVLRGFRDDRPEDEMVQRWVGHYRADRAVVRGAWLPEGEFGAGPIPVATYASLDKTLNAGRGLLPLRMITDVTTSAAHRRRGLLRRFIEDDLADAVAQGVPMAALTASEATIYGRWGFGAATFRCGVEVDTTPGFEMRSSTDPGRVELIEPKDAWAHVKGVFDAFHARQRGSVEWPAQYEDIHTGAYEFDGGGANRKLRAAVHLDADGHVDGFVLFKHGEKYSLRVEEMIALTSQAQLALWSLLGRMDRIRTVTFNLFHPEDPLAWALTDLNRVRTTEVQEFLWLRVLDVPRALEARPWAGDGTVVLEVDDPQGHAAGRFEVTAADGTAAVARTDRAADVHVDASTLASLYLSAVPVGLLRRAGRVDGPDEGVRRFAAMADLAEPPHSLTGF; this is encoded by the coding sequence GTGGACTACGACGTCGCGACCCTCGACCTGTTCGACGACTCCGAGGCCGCCGCCGCCCGCCGGAGGGGGTGGATCGAGGGCGTGCTGCGCGGGTTCCGCGACGACCGGCCCGAGGACGAGATGGTCCAGCGGTGGGTGGGCCACTACCGCGCCGACCGGGCGGTGGTCCGCGGCGCCTGGCTGCCCGAGGGGGAGTTCGGTGCCGGCCCGATCCCCGTGGCGACCTACGCCAGCCTCGACAAGACTCTCAACGCCGGGCGTGGGCTCCTGCCGCTGCGGATGATCACCGACGTCACCACGAGCGCCGCCCACCGCCGCCGGGGGCTGCTGCGCCGGTTCATCGAGGACGACCTCGCCGACGCCGTCGCGCAGGGCGTGCCGATGGCCGCCCTCACCGCGTCGGAGGCGACCATCTACGGGCGCTGGGGCTTCGGCGCGGCGACGTTCCGGTGCGGCGTCGAGGTCGACACGACACCCGGCTTCGAGATGCGCTCCTCCACCGACCCGGGGCGCGTCGAGCTCATCGAGCCGAAGGACGCGTGGGCGCACGTCAAGGGGGTCTTCGACGCCTTCCACGCCCGGCAGCGGGGCTCGGTCGAGTGGCCCGCGCAGTACGAGGACATCCACACCGGCGCCTACGAGTTCGACGGCGGCGGCGCCAACCGCAAGCTCAGGGCCGCGGTCCACCTCGATGCCGACGGCCACGTGGACGGCTTCGTCCTGTTCAAGCACGGCGAGAAGTACTCCCTCCGCGTCGAGGAGATGATCGCGCTGACCAGCCAGGCGCAGCTCGCGCTGTGGTCGCTGCTCGGCCGAATGGACCGCATCCGGACGGTCACCTTCAACCTGTTCCACCCCGAGGACCCCCTCGCGTGGGCGCTCACGGACCTCAACCGGGTGCGCACGACCGAGGTCCAGGAGTTCCTCTGGCTCCGCGTCCTCGACGTCCCCCGGGCCCTCGAGGCCCGCCCGTGGGCCGGTGACGGCACCGTCGTGCTCGAGGTGGACGACCCGCAGGGCCACGCCGCCGGACGCTTCGAGGTCACCGCCGCAGACGGCACCGCCGCGGTGGCCCGCACGGACCGCGCCGCCGACGTCCACGTCGACGCGAGCACCCTGGCCAGCCTCTACCTCAGCGCCGTCCCGGTCGGGCTGCTGCGGCGTGCCGGTCGCGTCGACGGCCCGGACGAGGGCGTACGCCGGTTCGCCGCGATGGCGGACCTGGCCGAGCCGCCCCACAGCCTCACGGGGTTCTGA
- the hemL gene encoding glutamate-1-semialdehyde 2,1-aminomutase: protein MTTATISTSTAASRALFDRARAVTPGGVNSPVRAFNAVGGTPRFITSASGAWLTDADGNDYVDLICSWGPMLLGHAHPEVQAQVMAAVARGTSYGTPTQPEVELAEEIVARTPVERVRFVSSGTEATMSAIRLARGATGRDLVVKFAGCYHGHVDPLLAEAGSGVATLAVPGTSGVPASSAAETLVLPYNDRDAVRAAFAAHGPRIACLITEATPGNMGVVPPEPGFNAFLAETCRTHGALFISDEVMTGFRATAQGGWGLDGAVECWVPDLMTFGKVMGGGFPAAAFGGRSDLMAHLAPEGPVYQAGTLSGNPVATTAGLATLRLATPEVYAHLDATATTIRDAVAEHLGAAGVPHTVQTAGTMFSVFFTGGPVRDFATASRTDTRAYAAFFHSMLDQGVYLPPSAYEAWFVSAAHDDRAVSTIIDALPAAAAAAATAGGR from the coding sequence GTGACCACCGCGACCATCTCCACCTCGACCGCGGCCAGCCGGGCGCTGTTCGACCGTGCCCGGGCCGTGACCCCCGGGGGCGTCAACTCGCCGGTCCGCGCCTTCAACGCCGTCGGCGGGACGCCGCGCTTCATCACCTCGGCATCCGGCGCGTGGCTCACCGACGCCGACGGCAACGACTACGTCGACCTCATCTGCTCGTGGGGCCCGATGCTGCTCGGCCACGCGCACCCGGAGGTCCAGGCCCAGGTCATGGCCGCCGTCGCCCGCGGTACGTCGTACGGCACGCCGACGCAGCCCGAGGTCGAGCTGGCGGAGGAGATCGTCGCGCGCACCCCGGTCGAGCGGGTCCGGTTCGTGTCGTCGGGCACGGAGGCCACGATGTCGGCCATCCGCCTGGCCCGCGGGGCCACCGGCCGCGACCTGGTGGTCAAGTTCGCCGGCTGCTACCACGGTCACGTCGACCCGCTGCTCGCTGAGGCCGGCTCGGGCGTCGCCACGCTCGCGGTGCCCGGCACCAGCGGCGTGCCCGCCTCCTCGGCCGCCGAGACGCTCGTCCTGCCCTACAACGACCGCGACGCGGTGCGGGCGGCGTTCGCGGCGCACGGTCCGCGGATCGCCTGCCTGATCACCGAGGCCACCCCCGGCAACATGGGGGTCGTGCCGCCGGAGCCCGGCTTCAACGCGTTCCTCGCCGAGACCTGCCGCACGCACGGCGCGCTGTTCATCAGCGACGAGGTGATGACCGGCTTCCGCGCCACCGCGCAGGGCGGCTGGGGCCTCGACGGCGCCGTCGAGTGCTGGGTCCCGGACCTGATGACGTTCGGCAAGGTGATGGGTGGCGGCTTCCCGGCCGCGGCCTTCGGCGGCCGGAGCGACCTGATGGCCCACCTCGCCCCTGAGGGGCCCGTCTACCAGGCCGGCACGCTGTCGGGGAACCCGGTCGCGACCACCGCGGGCCTCGCAACGCTGCGGCTCGCCACTCCCGAGGTCTACGCCCACCTCGACGCCACGGCCACGACCATCCGGGACGCCGTCGCCGAGCACCTCGGGGCGGCCGGCGTGCCGCACACCGTGCAGACCGCCGGCACGATGTTCTCGGTCTTCTTCACCGGTGGGCCGGTGCGCGACTTCGCCACCGCGAGCCGGACGGACACCCGCGCCTACGCCGCGTTCTTCCACTCCATGCTCGACCAGGGCGTCTACCTGCCGCCGTCGGCCTACGAGGCGTGGTTCGTCTCCGCCGCCCACGACGACCGGGCGGTGTCCACCATCATCGATGCGCTGCCCGCCGCCGCCGCGGCAGCCGCGACCGCGGGAGGCCGCTGA
- the resB gene encoding cytochrome c biogenesis protein ResB: MTDLRQRPSDDRQATPLPADLDARGLVRWSWRQLTSMRTALVLLLLLALAAIPGSVVPQENIDSLAVSQWRDDHPRLAPIWDRLDLFSVYGSVWFSAIYILLMISLIGCIIPRLFVYGRALRARPPRAPRHLSRLPESTSYVTDEDPEDVLRRATDVARGRRFRVDRAEGSDAVAAERGHLREAGNLVFHLAVTIVLVGVAVGSLFGYKGGVIMYNGDEFGFSNNLTQYDDFAPGSLFDPAVMEPFSFSITDFDVEWITEGQRAGMAREFVAHLDYTTEPGAEAQEYDLKVNHPLAIGGTDVFLVGHGYAPVVTIRDGDGNVVQSGPSVFLPTNAQTFESFGVIKAPDAQPEQIGLEGTFYPTFAMGRDAAGELTMPASIWGDALDPLVSLQVYTGDVGLDDGSGSSVYVLDKTRATQVLKANGQPFRMDLRPGDTVTLPDGLGSVTFDGLQRWNKIQISRSPGKMVALVGVVLALAGLLGSLFVRPRRVWVRARRREDGSTLVEVARLDRSNGAVPGESTELDEIVAALRGPDKAETADKAERPEEETS, from the coding sequence GTGACCGACCTCCGGCAGCGGCCGTCCGACGACCGCCAGGCCACCCCGCTGCCCGCCGACCTCGACGCCCGCGGGCTGGTCCGCTGGTCGTGGCGCCAGCTGACCTCGATGCGCACGGCGCTCGTCCTGCTGCTGCTGCTCGCCCTCGCCGCGATCCCGGGGTCCGTCGTCCCGCAGGAGAACATCGACTCGCTGGCCGTCTCGCAGTGGCGCGACGACCACCCGCGGCTCGCCCCGATCTGGGACCGGCTCGACCTGTTCTCGGTCTACGGCTCGGTGTGGTTCTCCGCGATCTACATCCTGCTGATGATCTCGCTGATCGGGTGCATCATCCCGCGCCTGTTCGTCTACGGCCGCGCCCTGCGCGCCCGGCCGCCGCGGGCACCCCGCCACCTCTCGCGGCTGCCCGAGAGCACGTCGTACGTCACCGACGAGGACCCGGAGGACGTGCTGCGCCGGGCCACCGACGTGGCCCGCGGGCGCCGGTTCCGCGTGGACCGGGCCGAGGGCTCCGACGCCGTCGCCGCCGAGCGCGGCCACCTGCGCGAGGCCGGCAACCTGGTCTTCCACCTCGCCGTCACCATCGTCCTGGTCGGGGTCGCCGTCGGCAGCCTGTTCGGCTACAAGGGCGGCGTCATCATGTACAACGGCGACGAGTTCGGCTTCTCCAACAACCTCACCCAGTACGACGACTTCGCGCCCGGCAGCCTGTTCGACCCGGCGGTGATGGAGCCGTTCTCCTTCAGCATCACCGACTTCGACGTCGAGTGGATCACCGAGGGGCAGCGCGCCGGGATGGCGCGGGAGTTCGTGGCCCACCTCGACTACACCACCGAGCCCGGCGCCGAGGCGCAGGAGTACGACCTCAAGGTCAACCACCCGCTGGCGATCGGCGGGACCGACGTCTTCCTGGTCGGGCACGGCTACGCCCCGGTCGTCACGATCCGCGACGGCGACGGCAACGTCGTCCAGTCGGGTCCGAGCGTCTTCCTGCCCACCAACGCGCAGACGTTCGAGTCGTTCGGGGTCATCAAGGCACCTGACGCCCAGCCCGAGCAGATCGGGCTCGAGGGCACGTTCTACCCGACGTTCGCGATGGGCCGTGACGCCGCCGGCGAGCTCACGATGCCGGCGTCCATCTGGGGCGACGCGCTCGACCCGCTGGTCTCCCTGCAGGTCTACACCGGCGACGTCGGCCTCGACGACGGCTCGGGCTCGTCGGTCTACGTCCTCGACAAGACGCGCGCGACGCAGGTCCTCAAGGCCAACGGCCAGCCGTTCCGCATGGACCTGCGTCCGGGCGACACCGTGACCCTGCCCGACGGCCTCGGCAGCGTCACCTTCGACGGCCTCCAGCGCTGGAACAAGATCCAGATCAGCCGCAGCCCCGGCAAGATGGTCGCGCTCGTGGGTGTCGTGCTCGCCCTCGCGGGGCTGCTCGGCTCGCTGTTCGTGCGGCCGCGCCGGGTGTGGGTGCGCGCGCGGCGCCGCGAGGACGGCAGCACCCTCGTCGAGGTGGCCCGCCTCGACCGGTCCAACGGGGCCGTGCCGGGCGAGAGCACCGAGCTCGACGAGATCGTGGCGGCCCTCCGGGGCCCCGACAAGGCCGAGACGGCCGACAAGGCCGAGAGGCCCGAGGAGGAGACGTCGTGA
- a CDS encoding DUF4229 domain-containing protein — translation MKEFVVYTAMRIALFLASFGIVVGVMALVLDGRFNLFWAVVLAFLISGVASFYLLDRQREAFARRVETRAAKAAAAFEERKAREDRD, via the coding sequence GTGAAGGAGTTCGTCGTCTACACAGCGATGCGGATCGCGCTGTTCCTCGCCTCGTTCGGCATCGTCGTCGGTGTCATGGCCCTGGTCCTCGACGGCCGCTTCAACCTGTTCTGGGCGGTGGTCCTGGCCTTCCTGATCTCCGGCGTCGCCTCGTTCTACCTCCTCGACCGCCAGCGCGAGGCCTTCGCCCGACGCGTCGAGACGCGGGCCGCGAAGGCCGCGGCCGCGTTCGAGGAGCGCAAGGCGCGCGAGGACCGGGACTGA
- a CDS encoding lytic murein transglycosylase, producing the protein MSSSAHIRRATAIIPLAVLSAAWTASLAGVGVGSASADPEGSGTLPDGTNLPAAVIEAPASVGDAVTRAAAVTPGSAGDIPQVALAAYQRAEGVINKADPGCRLSWELVAAIGRVESDHGRSGGSSLDESGVARPAIVGIALDGSNDTQAIVDTDGGQYDADTRWDRAVGPMQFIPSTWSVVGVDGDSDGRRAPQDVDDAALSTAVYLCSGEDDLSTEQGQRASVYRYNHSNDYVDLVLSIMQAYLDGDFSAVPTSTLPSGVMVPGTTAATGGTDGGGEDRGGKGSAGTKDDRDEDRPTKNPSPTKGPSPTTTQTTTPTPTQDPTQDPTQNPTPSPTQNPTQSPTQSPTDDPTAVPTQTPTSQPTAVPSTLPPLPTVPVPTLTQTLTWAQAQAQCLASGILAINLNQLNACINNLMNP; encoded by the coding sequence ATGTCGAGTTCCGCCCACATCCGCCGAGCGACCGCGATCATCCCGCTGGCCGTGCTCTCGGCCGCGTGGACGGCCAGCCTCGCCGGTGTGGGCGTCGGGTCCGCCAGCGCGGACCCCGAGGGCTCCGGGACGCTCCCCGACGGCACCAACCTCCCCGCTGCCGTCATCGAGGCGCCCGCCAGCGTGGGCGACGCCGTCACCCGTGCCGCCGCGGTCACCCCCGGCTCGGCCGGCGACATCCCGCAGGTCGCGCTCGCCGCCTACCAGCGCGCCGAGGGCGTGATCAACAAGGCCGACCCGGGGTGCCGGCTCTCGTGGGAGCTCGTCGCCGCGATCGGCCGCGTCGAGTCCGACCACGGCCGCTCCGGCGGCAGCTCGCTCGACGAGTCGGGCGTGGCCCGGCCCGCCATCGTCGGCATCGCCCTCGACGGCAGCAACGACACCCAGGCGATCGTCGACACCGACGGCGGGCAGTACGACGCCGACACCCGCTGGGACCGCGCGGTCGGCCCCATGCAGTTCATCCCGTCCACCTGGTCGGTGGTGGGCGTCGACGGCGACAGCGACGGCCGCCGCGCCCCGCAGGACGTCGACGACGCCGCGCTGTCGACCGCCGTCTACCTCTGCTCCGGCGAGGACGACCTGTCGACGGAGCAGGGCCAGCGGGCCTCGGTCTACCGCTACAACCACTCCAACGACTACGTCGACCTGGTCCTGTCCATCATGCAGGCCTACCTCGACGGCGATTTCAGCGCCGTGCCGACCTCCACCCTGCCCAGCGGGGTCATGGTGCCGGGGACGACCGCCGCCACCGGCGGGACCGACGGCGGCGGCGAGGACCGCGGCGGCAAGGGATCGGCCGGCACCAAGGACGACCGCGACGAGGACCGGCCGACGAAGAACCCGTCGCCGACCAAGGGCCCCAGCCCGACGACGACGCAGACGACGACGCCGACCCCCACGCAGGACCCCACCCAGGACCCGACGCAGAACCCGACGCCGAGCCCCACGCAGAACCCCACCCAGAGCCCGACCCAGTCGCCCACCGACGACCCGACGGCCGTGCCGACCCAGACCCCCACGTCCCAGCCGACGGCGGTGCCGTCCACGCTGCCCCCGCTGCCGACCGTCCCGGTCCCGACGCTGACGCAGACGCTCACCTGGGCGCAGGCCCAGGCGCAGTGCCTCGCCTCGGGGATCCTGGCGATCAACCTCAACCAGCTGAACGCCTGCATCAACAACCTGATGAACCCCTAG
- a CDS encoding cytochrome c biogenesis CcdA family protein → MGEFFQETALSGSLILALPVALLAGLVSFFSPCVIPLLPGYLSYATGLSGADLEEARRSRLVTGAVLFVLGFSVVFVLLGSLTGAAGAWLFTHTRQLNVVLGVITILLGVAFLGGIGFLQRDWRIHKVPAVGLAAAPLLGFLFGVGWTPCVGPTLAAINVLSVNEATAGRGAVLSAVFALGLGLPFIAAAVAYRRMIRAFAVVRRHQVLVMRIGGGMMVVVGILLVTGWWDRIVQWLQLQAVQGFTVAV, encoded by the coding sequence ATGGGTGAGTTCTTCCAGGAGACGGCCCTCTCCGGGTCGCTCATCCTCGCGCTGCCCGTCGCCCTGCTCGCCGGGCTGGTGTCCTTCTTCAGCCCCTGCGTGATCCCGCTGCTGCCCGGCTACCTGTCCTACGCCACGGGGCTGTCCGGCGCGGACCTCGAGGAGGCCCGCCGCAGCCGGCTGGTGACGGGTGCGGTGCTGTTCGTGCTCGGCTTCTCGGTCGTCTTCGTGCTCCTCGGCAGCCTCACCGGTGCCGCCGGCGCCTGGCTGTTCACCCACACCCGCCAGCTCAACGTCGTCCTCGGGGTCATCACGATCCTGCTCGGCGTCGCGTTCCTCGGCGGGATCGGCTTCCTCCAGCGCGACTGGCGCATCCACAAGGTCCCCGCCGTCGGGCTGGCCGCCGCGCCGCTGCTCGGCTTCCTGTTCGGCGTCGGCTGGACGCCGTGCGTCGGCCCGACGCTGGCGGCCATCAACGTGCTGTCGGTCAACGAGGCGACCGCCGGTCGCGGGGCCGTGCTCTCCGCCGTGTTCGCGCTCGGGCTCGGCCTCCCCTTCATCGCCGCCGCCGTGGCCTACCGGCGGATGATCCGCGCCTTCGCGGTCGTGCGCCGCCACCAGGTCCTCGTCATGCGCATCGGCGGCGGGATGATGGTCGTGGTCGGCATCCTCCTCGTCACCGGCTGGTGGGACCGCATCGTGCAGTGGCTGCAGCTGCAGGCCGTCCAGGGATTCACGGTGGCGGTGTGA